In one window of Chiloscyllium punctatum isolate Juve2018m chromosome 11, sChiPun1.3, whole genome shotgun sequence DNA:
- the hlx1 gene encoding H2.0-like homeobox protein isoform X4 gives MYTTGLAPYYASNFSLWSAYCSNGFLDSVKKPSFCIADILHLSEAENMPSAPPALPGSPAAVAHLSGSHAMQSPGSPVRPTPVAPERLAGFTTRVSPTSPYQRSPAICTSSSARIHLATGSIQQLPAPSSRDLKFGIDRILSTDFDFKIKDCSSIRDLSSLMGTARQPGVHLSVQSSASQFFASLDPGLGPYAVLTKDTMPQTYKRKRSWSRAVFSNLQRKGLEKRFEIQKYVTKPDRKQLAAMLGLTDAQVKVWFQNRRMKWRHSKEAQAQREKEKEQLEKPASLEGEQRVRESLSDNEKSDSELTDVNEKDIEVNECPEHKATVIRSGLASLSTVELKQCGPSPQSAPPSPLQIVL, from the exons ATGTACACTACAGGACTAGCTCCTTACTACGCCAGTAATTTCAGCCTCTGGTCCGCCTATTGCTCGAACGGCTTTTTGGATTCGGTGAAGAAGCCGTCGTTTTGTATCGCGGACATCCTGCATCTCAGTGAAGCCGAGAACATGCCGAGTGCCCCTCCGGCTCTGCCCGGGTCGCCGGCCGCTGTGGCCCATCTGAGCGGATCACACGCCATGCAGTCCCCGGGCTCTCCCGTTCGTCCCACACCCGTGGCTCCCGAGCGGCTCGCCGGCTTCACCACCAGAGTTTCCCCGACCTCTCCCTACCAGCGAAGCCCCGCCATCTGCACTTCCTCATCGGCCAGGATCCACCTCGCCACCGGTTCGATTCAGCAGCTCCCCGCTCCGTCCAGCAGAGACCTCAAATTTGGCATTGATCGTATTCTTTCCACTGACTTTGACTTTAAAATCAAAGACTGCAGTAGCATACGAG ATCTCAGCTCGCTTATGGGCACGGCTCGCCAGCCGGGAGTGCACCTCTCTGTGCAGAGTTCCGCCAGCCAGTTCTTTGCGTCCCTGGACCCTGGACTTG GGCCTTACGCTGTCCTAACGAAAGACACTATGCCCCAGACCTACAAAAGGAAACGGTCCTGGTCCCGAGCTGTTTTCTCCAATCTGCAGCGAAAAGGGCTGGAGAAGAGGTTTGAGATTCAGAAATATGTGACCAAGCCTGACCGGAAGCAGCTGGCAGCGATGCTGGGCTTGACTGATGCCCAG GTGAAAGTGTGGTTTCAGAACAGGCGGATGAAGTGGAGGCACTCGAAGGAAGCTCAGGcccagagggagaaggagaaggagcaGTTGGAGAAGCCAGCGTCTCTGGAGGGAGAGCAGCGAGTGAGGGAGAGCCTGAGTGATAATGAGAAAAGTGACTCCGAATTGACTGACGTTAATGAGAAAGACATTGAGGTGAACGAGTGTCCTGAACACAAGGCGACTGTCATCAGGTCGGGGCTCGCCTCCCTAAGTACTGTCGAGTTAAAGCAATGCGGCCCTTCGCCACAAAGTGCCCCACCATCTCCGTTGCAAATTGTGCTATAA
- the hlx1 gene encoding H2.0-like homeobox protein isoform X3: MYTTGLAPYYASNFSLWSAYCSNGFLDSVKKPSFCIADILHLSEAENMPSAPPALPGSPAAVAHLSGSHAMQSPGSPVRPTPVAPERLAGFTTRVSPTSPYQRSPAICTSSSARIHLATGSIQQLPAPSSRDLKFGIDRILSTDFDFKIKDCSSIRDLSSLMGTARQPGVHLSVQSSASQFFASLDPGLAGPYAVLTKDTMPQTYKRKRSWSRAVFSNLQRKGLEKRFEIQKYVTKPDRKQLAAMLGLTDAQVKVWFQNRRMKWRHSKEAQAQREKEKEQLEKPASLEGEQRVRESLSDNEKSDSELTDVNEKDIEVNECPEHKATVIRSGLASLSTVELKQCGPSPQSAPPSPLQIVL; the protein is encoded by the exons ATGTACACTACAGGACTAGCTCCTTACTACGCCAGTAATTTCAGCCTCTGGTCCGCCTATTGCTCGAACGGCTTTTTGGATTCGGTGAAGAAGCCGTCGTTTTGTATCGCGGACATCCTGCATCTCAGTGAAGCCGAGAACATGCCGAGTGCCCCTCCGGCTCTGCCCGGGTCGCCGGCCGCTGTGGCCCATCTGAGCGGATCACACGCCATGCAGTCCCCGGGCTCTCCCGTTCGTCCCACACCCGTGGCTCCCGAGCGGCTCGCCGGCTTCACCACCAGAGTTTCCCCGACCTCTCCCTACCAGCGAAGCCCCGCCATCTGCACTTCCTCATCGGCCAGGATCCACCTCGCCACCGGTTCGATTCAGCAGCTCCCCGCTCCGTCCAGCAGAGACCTCAAATTTGGCATTGATCGTATTCTTTCCACTGACTTTGACTTTAAAATCAAAGACTGCAGTAGCATACGAG ATCTCAGCTCGCTTATGGGCACGGCTCGCCAGCCGGGAGTGCACCTCTCTGTGCAGAGTTCCGCCAGCCAGTTCTTTGCGTCCCTGGACCCTGGACTTG CAGGGCCTTACGCTGTCCTAACGAAAGACACTATGCCCCAGACCTACAAAAGGAAACGGTCCTGGTCCCGAGCTGTTTTCTCCAATCTGCAGCGAAAAGGGCTGGAGAAGAGGTTTGAGATTCAGAAATATGTGACCAAGCCTGACCGGAAGCAGCTGGCAGCGATGCTGGGCTTGACTGATGCCCAG GTGAAAGTGTGGTTTCAGAACAGGCGGATGAAGTGGAGGCACTCGAAGGAAGCTCAGGcccagagggagaaggagaaggagcaGTTGGAGAAGCCAGCGTCTCTGGAGGGAGAGCAGCGAGTGAGGGAGAGCCTGAGTGATAATGAGAAAAGTGACTCCGAATTGACTGACGTTAATGAGAAAGACATTGAGGTGAACGAGTGTCCTGAACACAAGGCGACTGTCATCAGGTCGGGGCTCGCCTCCCTAAGTACTGTCGAGTTAAAGCAATGCGGCCCTTCGCCACAAAGTGCCCCACCATCTCCGTTGCAAATTGTGCTATAA
- the hlx1 gene encoding H2.0-like homeobox protein isoform X1: MYTTGLAPYYASNFSLWSAYCSNGFLDSVKKPSFCIADILHLSEAENMPSAPPALPGSPAAVAHLSGSHAMQSPGSPVRPTPVAPERLAGFTTRVSPTSPYQRSPAICTSSSARIHLATGSIQQLPAPSSRDLKFGIDRILSTDFDFKIKDCSSIRDLSSLMGTARQPGVHLSVQSSASQFFASLDPGLGEPSSVLNSRTSSQHHYQDSFPAGPYAVLTKDTMPQTYKRKRSWSRAVFSNLQRKGLEKRFEIQKYVTKPDRKQLAAMLGLTDAQVKVWFQNRRMKWRHSKEAQAQREKEKEQLEKPASLEGEQRVRESLSDNEKSDSELTDVNEKDIEVNECPEHKATVIRSGLASLSTVELKQCGPSPQSAPPSPLQIVL, from the exons ATGTACACTACAGGACTAGCTCCTTACTACGCCAGTAATTTCAGCCTCTGGTCCGCCTATTGCTCGAACGGCTTTTTGGATTCGGTGAAGAAGCCGTCGTTTTGTATCGCGGACATCCTGCATCTCAGTGAAGCCGAGAACATGCCGAGTGCCCCTCCGGCTCTGCCCGGGTCGCCGGCCGCTGTGGCCCATCTGAGCGGATCACACGCCATGCAGTCCCCGGGCTCTCCCGTTCGTCCCACACCCGTGGCTCCCGAGCGGCTCGCCGGCTTCACCACCAGAGTTTCCCCGACCTCTCCCTACCAGCGAAGCCCCGCCATCTGCACTTCCTCATCGGCCAGGATCCACCTCGCCACCGGTTCGATTCAGCAGCTCCCCGCTCCGTCCAGCAGAGACCTCAAATTTGGCATTGATCGTATTCTTTCCACTGACTTTGACTTTAAAATCAAAGACTGCAGTAGCATACGAG ATCTCAGCTCGCTTATGGGCACGGCTCGCCAGCCGGGAGTGCACCTCTCTGTGCAGAGTTCCGCCAGCCAGTTCTTTGCGTCCCTGGACCCTGGACTTGGTGAGCCTTCCTCAGTTTTGAACTCCAGAACCTCGTCCCAGCACCATTATCAGGACTCATTTCCAG CAGGGCCTTACGCTGTCCTAACGAAAGACACTATGCCCCAGACCTACAAAAGGAAACGGTCCTGGTCCCGAGCTGTTTTCTCCAATCTGCAGCGAAAAGGGCTGGAGAAGAGGTTTGAGATTCAGAAATATGTGACCAAGCCTGACCGGAAGCAGCTGGCAGCGATGCTGGGCTTGACTGATGCCCAG GTGAAAGTGTGGTTTCAGAACAGGCGGATGAAGTGGAGGCACTCGAAGGAAGCTCAGGcccagagggagaaggagaaggagcaGTTGGAGAAGCCAGCGTCTCTGGAGGGAGAGCAGCGAGTGAGGGAGAGCCTGAGTGATAATGAGAAAAGTGACTCCGAATTGACTGACGTTAATGAGAAAGACATTGAGGTGAACGAGTGTCCTGAACACAAGGCGACTGTCATCAGGTCGGGGCTCGCCTCCCTAAGTACTGTCGAGTTAAAGCAATGCGGCCCTTCGCCACAAAGTGCCCCACCATCTCCGTTGCAAATTGTGCTATAA
- the hlx1 gene encoding H2.0-like homeobox protein isoform X2, with the protein MYTTGLAPYYASNFSLWSAYCSNGFLDSVKKPSFCIADILHLSEAENMPSAPPALPGSPAAVAHLSGSHAMQSPGSPVRPTPVAPERLAGFTTRVSPTSPYQRSPAICTSSSARIHLATGSIQQLPAPSSRDLKFGIDRILSTDFDFKIKDCSSIRDLSSLMGTARQPGVHLSVQSSASQFFASLDPGLGEPSSVLNSRTSSQHHYQDSFPGPYAVLTKDTMPQTYKRKRSWSRAVFSNLQRKGLEKRFEIQKYVTKPDRKQLAAMLGLTDAQVKVWFQNRRMKWRHSKEAQAQREKEKEQLEKPASLEGEQRVRESLSDNEKSDSELTDVNEKDIEVNECPEHKATVIRSGLASLSTVELKQCGPSPQSAPPSPLQIVL; encoded by the exons ATGTACACTACAGGACTAGCTCCTTACTACGCCAGTAATTTCAGCCTCTGGTCCGCCTATTGCTCGAACGGCTTTTTGGATTCGGTGAAGAAGCCGTCGTTTTGTATCGCGGACATCCTGCATCTCAGTGAAGCCGAGAACATGCCGAGTGCCCCTCCGGCTCTGCCCGGGTCGCCGGCCGCTGTGGCCCATCTGAGCGGATCACACGCCATGCAGTCCCCGGGCTCTCCCGTTCGTCCCACACCCGTGGCTCCCGAGCGGCTCGCCGGCTTCACCACCAGAGTTTCCCCGACCTCTCCCTACCAGCGAAGCCCCGCCATCTGCACTTCCTCATCGGCCAGGATCCACCTCGCCACCGGTTCGATTCAGCAGCTCCCCGCTCCGTCCAGCAGAGACCTCAAATTTGGCATTGATCGTATTCTTTCCACTGACTTTGACTTTAAAATCAAAGACTGCAGTAGCATACGAG ATCTCAGCTCGCTTATGGGCACGGCTCGCCAGCCGGGAGTGCACCTCTCTGTGCAGAGTTCCGCCAGCCAGTTCTTTGCGTCCCTGGACCCTGGACTTGGTGAGCCTTCCTCAGTTTTGAACTCCAGAACCTCGTCCCAGCACCATTATCAGGACTCATTTCCAG GGCCTTACGCTGTCCTAACGAAAGACACTATGCCCCAGACCTACAAAAGGAAACGGTCCTGGTCCCGAGCTGTTTTCTCCAATCTGCAGCGAAAAGGGCTGGAGAAGAGGTTTGAGATTCAGAAATATGTGACCAAGCCTGACCGGAAGCAGCTGGCAGCGATGCTGGGCTTGACTGATGCCCAG GTGAAAGTGTGGTTTCAGAACAGGCGGATGAAGTGGAGGCACTCGAAGGAAGCTCAGGcccagagggagaaggagaaggagcaGTTGGAGAAGCCAGCGTCTCTGGAGGGAGAGCAGCGAGTGAGGGAGAGCCTGAGTGATAATGAGAAAAGTGACTCCGAATTGACTGACGTTAATGAGAAAGACATTGAGGTGAACGAGTGTCCTGAACACAAGGCGACTGTCATCAGGTCGGGGCTCGCCTCCCTAAGTACTGTCGAGTTAAAGCAATGCGGCCCTTCGCCACAAAGTGCCCCACCATCTCCGTTGCAAATTGTGCTATAA